Proteins encoded together in one Janthinobacterium tructae window:
- the ettA gene encoding energy-dependent translational throttle protein EttA, producing the protein MANYVYTMNRVGKIVPPKRQILKDISLSFFPGAKIGVLGLNGSGKSTLLKIMAGIDTDIQGEAVPMPGLNIGYLPQEPQLDPEKTVRQEVESGLGEVFEAQAKLEAVYAAYAEEDADFDALATEQARLEAIISTSDGGNLNLQLEMAADALRLPPWDASIGVLSGGEKRRVALCKLLLSKPDMLLLDEPTNHLDAESVDWLEQFLLRFPGTVVAITHDRYFLDNAAEWILELDRGSGIPWKGNYSTWLEQKQARLKQEESTESARQKALQKELEWSRQNPKARQAKSKARLARFNELSEHEYQKRNETQEIFIPVAERLGNDVIEFKNVSKAFGDRLLIDNLSFTVPPGAIVGIIGPNGAGKSTLFKMITGKEQPDSGEVAIGQTARVSIVDQNRGDSLSDSKTVFQDVCGGADMLTVGRFEMPSRAYLGRFNFKGGDQQKIVGNLSGGERGRLHLAKTLLMGGNVLLLDEPSNDLDVETLRALEDALLEFAGSVMVISHDRWFLDRIATHILAFEGDSQVTFFDGNYQEYEADKKKRLGDEGAKPKRIRYKPLTV; encoded by the coding sequence ATGGCAAATTACGTCTACACCATGAATCGCGTGGGCAAAATCGTCCCGCCCAAGCGCCAGATTCTGAAAGATATTTCCCTCTCCTTCTTCCCAGGCGCGAAGATCGGCGTGCTGGGCCTGAACGGCTCCGGCAAATCGACCCTGCTGAAAATCATGGCCGGCATCGACACCGACATCCAGGGCGAAGCCGTGCCGATGCCGGGCCTGAACATCGGCTACCTGCCGCAGGAACCGCAGCTGGACCCGGAAAAAACCGTGCGCCAGGAAGTCGAATCGGGCCTGGGCGAGGTATTTGAAGCGCAAGCCAAACTGGAAGCCGTGTACGCCGCGTATGCCGAGGAAGACGCCGATTTCGACGCCCTGGCCACGGAGCAGGCACGCCTGGAAGCGATCATCTCGACTTCCGACGGCGGCAATTTGAATTTGCAGCTGGAAATGGCCGCCGACGCGCTGCGCCTGCCGCCCTGGGATGCCAGCATCGGCGTGCTGTCCGGCGGTGAAAAGCGCCGCGTGGCGCTGTGCAAGCTGTTGCTGTCCAAGCCCGACATGCTGCTGCTCGACGAGCCGACCAACCATCTGGATGCGGAATCGGTCGACTGGCTGGAACAATTCCTGCTGCGCTTCCCCGGCACCGTGGTGGCCATCACCCATGACCGCTACTTCCTCGACAACGCGGCCGAGTGGATCCTGGAGCTGGACCGCGGCAGCGGCATTCCATGGAAGGGTAACTACTCGACCTGGCTGGAGCAGAAGCAAGCCCGCCTGAAACAGGAAGAATCGACGGAATCGGCGCGCCAGAAGGCGCTGCAGAAGGAATTGGAATGGTCGCGCCAGAACCCGAAAGCGCGCCAGGCCAAGTCGAAAGCCCGCCTGGCCCGCTTCAACGAGCTGTCCGAGCACGAATACCAGAAGCGCAACGAAACGCAGGAAATCTTCATTCCCGTGGCCGAACGCCTGGGCAATGACGTCATCGAGTTCAAGAACGTGTCGAAAGCGTTCGGCGACCGTTTGCTGATCGATAACCTGAGTTTTACCGTACCGCCAGGCGCCATCGTCGGCATCATCGGCCCCAACGGCGCCGGTAAGTCGACCCTGTTCAAGATGATTACCGGCAAGGAACAGCCGGACAGCGGCGAAGTGGCCATCGGCCAGACGGCGCGCGTGTCCATCGTCGACCAGAATCGCGGCGACTCGCTGTCGGACAGCAAGACCGTCTTCCAGGACGTGTGCGGCGGCGCCGACATGTTGACGGTCGGCCGCTTCGAAATGCCGTCGCGCGCCTACCTGGGCCGCTTCAACTTCAAGGGCGGCGACCAGCAAAAAATCGTCGGCAATCTGTCCGGCGGTGAACGTGGCCGTCTGCACCTGGCAAAAACCCTGCTGATGGGCGGCAACGTCCTGCTGCTCGATGAACCGTCGAACGATCTGGACGTGGAAACCCTGCGCGCGCTGGAAGACGCCTTGCTGGAGTTTGCCGGCAGCGTGATGGTCATCTCGCATGATCGCTGGTTCCTCGACCGTATCGCCACGCATATCCTCGCATTCGAAGGCGATTCGCAGGTCACCTTCTTTGACGGCAACTATCAGGAATACGAAGCCGACAAGAAGAAACGCCTCGGTGACGAAGGCGCGAAACCAAAACGTATCCGCTACAAACCGCTCACCGTATAA
- the rarD gene encoding EamA family transporter RarD, with amino-acid sequence MNPGMLYASLAFLCWGLFPLYFHAIGEIAPQEILAHRMVWSLLFLGIVLTVRRQWSWLGRLKAQPRVVAGFGASAFLLSANWFIYIWAVNNGHVVDASLGYFITPLINVMLGFMLLHERLRRLQWLAIGLAACGVAWLTWQAGQVPWIALLLAATFGGYGLLRKTAALGALEGLSFETLILFPLALAYMLWLAWHGQSGFVNTDSSATRALLLASGPITAIPLLLFAAGARRLPLAVLGLLQYIAPTGQLLIGVWVFHESFTPERMLGFLVIWTALGLYAAEGLWTARKARASS; translated from the coding sequence ATGAATCCAGGCATGTTGTACGCCTCCCTCGCCTTCCTGTGCTGGGGCTTGTTTCCCCTGTATTTCCATGCCATCGGCGAGATCGCACCACAGGAAATCCTGGCGCACCGCATGGTCTGGTCGCTGTTGTTTCTAGGCATCGTGCTGACCGTGCGCCGCCAGTGGAGCTGGCTGGGCAGACTGAAAGCGCAGCCCAGGGTCGTGGCCGGCTTCGGCGCCAGTGCGTTTTTGCTGTCCGCCAACTGGTTCATCTATATCTGGGCTGTCAACAACGGCCACGTAGTCGACGCCAGCCTCGGCTACTTCATTACGCCCCTGATCAATGTCATGCTGGGCTTTATGCTGCTGCACGAGCGCTTGCGCCGCCTGCAGTGGCTGGCCATCGGCCTGGCCGCCTGCGGCGTGGCCTGGCTCACCTGGCAGGCGGGGCAAGTGCCGTGGATCGCCCTGCTGCTGGCGGCCACCTTCGGCGGCTATGGCTTGCTGCGCAAGACGGCCGCGCTCGGTGCGCTGGAAGGCCTGTCATTCGAAACCTTGATTTTGTTTCCGCTGGCGCTGGCCTACATGTTGTGGCTGGCCTGGCACGGCCAGAGCGGCTTCGTCAATACTGACTCGTCCGCCACGCGCGCGCTGCTGCTGGCGTCCGGCCCCATCACGGCCATCCCCCTGCTGCTGTTTGCCGCCGGCGCGCGCCGCCTGCCGCTGGCCGTGCTGGGCTTATTACAATACATCGCCCCCACGGGCCAGCTGCTGATCGGCGTGTGGGTCTTCCACGAATCGTTCACGCCCGAACGCATGCTGGGCTTCCTGGTCATCTGGACGGCGCTGGGCCTGTATGCGGCCGAAGGGCTGTGGACGGCCCGCAAGGCGCGCGCCAGCAGCTAG
- a CDS encoding potassium transporter Kup — MTSEHKKSGLVGLTLAAVGIVYGDIGTSPLYTLKTVFDPAHGLSVTHNNLLGIVSLIFWGLTLIVSLKYVTLVLRADNRGEGGIMALMALVLSSVSKSSRWHVPLMVIGVFGATLFYGDSVITPAISVLSAIEGLEVATPAFSPYVVWLTIAVLVALYSVQSHGTAGIGRFFAPIMLIWFVALACMGVLNIIKSPGILAAVNPLHAVAFLLDNGRIAFLSLGAVVLALTGAEALYADMGHFGKKPIRMAWFLIAFPALALNYLGQGGLLLAHPEAISNPFYQQLGAWSVYPLVILSTMATVIASQATISGTFSMTKQAIALGFLPRMRVRHTSESEIGQIYIPAVNWLQLAVVLLAVVGFGSSEKLAAAYGIAVTATMLATTILTFFVIRYRWKMNLLLCWAATGFFLFIDVNLFAASSLKLFHGGWFPLLLGAVLFIIMLTWKRGRQLVFQNLEKHAIPLNEFLSSLFIAPPLRVPGTAIFLRGETDGVPHALLHNLLHNKVLHERVIFLTVFMHEEPWVLPSERVRVVELGHQCYQVNVHYGFKDEPDIPAALVQCAEQGLDFEMMETSFFIARQTIISTPGAGMMPWREHLFVTMSRNARTAADYYQIPSNRVIELGTQVEI; from the coding sequence TTGACGTCGGAACATAAAAAAAGCGGCCTGGTCGGCTTGACACTGGCTGCCGTCGGCATCGTCTATGGCGATATCGGCACCAGTCCGCTATACACCCTCAAAACGGTATTTGACCCGGCCCACGGCCTGTCTGTCACGCATAACAACCTGCTGGGTATCGTTTCGCTGATCTTCTGGGGCCTGACCCTGATCGTTTCGCTGAAATACGTGACCCTGGTGCTGCGTGCCGACAACCGCGGCGAGGGCGGCATCATGGCCTTGATGGCGCTGGTGCTGTCGTCCGTCAGCAAGTCGTCGCGCTGGCATGTGCCTCTGATGGTGATCGGCGTGTTTGGCGCCACCCTGTTCTATGGCGACAGCGTGATCACGCCGGCCATTTCGGTGCTGTCGGCGATCGAAGGTCTGGAAGTGGCCACGCCTGCCTTCAGCCCGTACGTGGTGTGGCTGACGATCGCCGTGCTGGTGGCGCTGTATTCGGTGCAGTCGCACGGTACGGCCGGCATCGGCCGTTTCTTTGCTCCCATCATGCTGATATGGTTTGTCGCGCTCGCCTGCATGGGCGTGCTCAACATCATCAAGTCGCCAGGCATCCTGGCCGCCGTCAATCCGCTGCACGCGGTAGCTTTCCTGCTCGACAATGGCCGCATCGCCTTCCTGTCGCTGGGCGCCGTGGTGCTGGCACTGACGGGCGCCGAGGCGCTGTACGCGGACATGGGCCACTTCGGCAAGAAGCCGATCCGCATGGCCTGGTTCCTGATCGCCTTTCCCGCGCTGGCGCTGAACTACCTGGGCCAAGGCGGCTTGCTGCTGGCGCACCCGGAAGCCATTTCCAATCCGTTCTACCAGCAGCTGGGCGCCTGGAGCGTCTATCCGCTGGTGATTTTGTCGACCATGGCCACCGTGATCGCTTCGCAGGCGACCATCTCCGGCACCTTCTCGATGACCAAGCAAGCCATCGCGCTGGGCTTTTTGCCGCGCATGCGCGTGCGCCACACGTCGGAAAGCGAAATCGGCCAGATTTACATTCCTGCCGTCAACTGGCTGCAGCTGGCCGTCGTGCTGCTGGCCGTCGTCGGTTTTGGCTCGTCGGAAAAGCTGGCCGCCGCTTACGGCATCGCCGTCACCGCCACCATGCTGGCCACCACGATCCTGACCTTCTTCGTCATCCGCTACCGCTGGAAGATGAATTTGCTGCTGTGCTGGGCCGCTACGGGCTTCTTCCTGTTCATCGATGTGAACCTGTTCGCGGCCAGTTCCCTGAAACTGTTCCACGGCGGCTGGTTCCCGCTGTTGCTGGGCGCCGTCCTGTTCATCATCATGCTGACCTGGAAACGGGGCCGCCAGCTGGTGTTCCAGAACCTGGAAAAGCACGCGATCCCGCTCAACGAATTCCTCTCGTCGCTGTTCATCGCGCCGCCGCTGCGCGTGCCCGGCACGGCCATCTTCCTGCGCGGCGAAACGGATGGCGTGCCGCATGCGCTGCTGCATAACCTGTTGCATAACAAGGTGCTGCATGAGCGCGTCATTTTCCTCACCGTCTTCATGCATGAAGAGCCGTGGGTGTTGCCATCCGAGCGCGTGCGCGTGGTGGAGCTGGGCCACCAGTGCTACCAGGTCAATGTGCATTACGGCTTCAAGGATGAACCGGATATTCCGGCGGCGCTGGTGCAATGCGCCGAGCAGGGACTCGATTTCGAGATGATGGAAACGTCGTTCTTCATCGCGCGCCAGACCATCATCTCGACGCCGGGGGCCGGCATGATGCCATGGCGCGAGCACCTGTTCGTCACCATGTCGCGCAATGCGCGCACGGCGGCCGACTACTATCAGATCCCGAGCAACCGGGTGATCGAACTGGGCACGCAGGTGGAAATCTAG
- a CDS encoding FKBP-type peptidyl-prolyl cis-trans isomerase, with translation MKSVFQLIATLACAVALTACGAAANTDKPVVLDPNTQVKELVITNPVVGTGTEAVAGDTLKVLYTGWLYDASKPDNKGKQFDANQTGAGFDFVLGSGTVIVGWDRGLVGMKVGGTRILSIPYTLGYGERGASSIPAYAGLLFEVKLIGVEKKK, from the coding sequence ATGAAATCGGTATTTCAATTGATCGCCACGCTCGCTTGTGCCGTGGCCCTGACCGCCTGCGGCGCCGCCGCCAACACGGATAAGCCCGTCGTGCTCGACCCGAATACGCAAGTGAAAGAACTGGTCATTACCAATCCGGTGGTCGGCACCGGCACGGAGGCGGTAGCGGGCGATACCCTGAAAGTGCTTTACACGGGCTGGCTGTATGACGCAAGCAAGCCTGACAACAAGGGCAAGCAGTTCGATGCGAACCAGACAGGAGCCGGTTTTGACTTCGTTCTGGGCAGCGGCACGGTTATCGTGGGCTGGGACCGCGGCCTGGTCGGCATGAAGGTGGGCGGCACCCGTATCCTGTCCATTCCGTATACCCTGGGTTATGGCGAAAGGGGGGCGTCGTCGATTCCCGCCTACGCGGGCTTGCTGTTTGAAGTCAAGCTGATCGGCGTGGAGAAAAAGAAGTAG
- a CDS encoding diphthine--ammonia ligase: MTTALISWSGGKDSCLALWRARNAGMRVPLLITAMDEDGRKSRSHGVPPELLEAQAASLGARLQRYHASWASYEEQFIAMLRAAKDEGIAHALFGDIDLQPHRDWEEKVCAAAGLTAHLPLWGEARRALVDEFLAAGFKAIVVCINGQHLPREFCGREFDAAFLADLPPGVDACGENGEFHTFVYDGPAFSAPVALRRTQVLQYDAPADLGGATYYFQELVPA, from the coding sequence ATGACGACGGCCCTCATTTCCTGGAGCGGCGGCAAGGATTCCTGCCTGGCCCTGTGGCGCGCGCGCAACGCCGGCATGCGCGTGCCGCTGCTGATCACGGCCATGGATGAAGATGGCCGCAAATCGCGTTCGCACGGCGTGCCGCCCGAGCTGCTCGAAGCGCAGGCGGCCAGCCTGGGGGCGCGCCTGCAGCGCTATCACGCCAGCTGGGCCAGCTACGAGGAACAATTCATCGCCATGTTGCGCGCAGCGAAAGACGAGGGCATAGCGCACGCCCTGTTTGGCGACATCGACCTGCAGCCGCACCGCGACTGGGAAGAAAAAGTCTGCGCCGCGGCCGGCCTGACGGCCCATCTGCCCCTGTGGGGCGAAGCGCGGCGCGCGCTGGTCGACGAATTTCTCGCCGCCGGCTTCAAGGCCATCGTCGTGTGCATCAATGGCCAGCACCTGCCACGTGAATTTTGCGGGCGCGAGTTCGACGCCGCCTTTTTGGCCGACCTGCCGCCCGGTGTCGACGCCTGCGGCGAAAACGGCGAATTCCACACGTTCGTCTACGACGGCCCCGCCTTCAGCGCCCCGGTGGCGCTGCGCCGCACGCAGGTGCTGCAATATGACGCGCCGGCCGATCTGGGTGGCGCCACGTATTACTTCCAGGAACTGGTGCCAGCCTGA
- a CDS encoding GNAT family N-acetyltransferase has protein sequence MIAWQWNTFDELGPHALYQVLALRQRVFVIEQQCIYPDLDGHDQQAMHLLGWQTVDGQRRLAAYLRVLAPGAKYVEMSLGRVLTAPEARSTGAGKQLLLEGIERAERQHPGHAIRIGAQHYLERFYQSFGFVTVSAPYDEDGIQHVDMLRAAQAAA, from the coding sequence ATGATCGCCTGGCAATGGAACACGTTCGACGAACTCGGCCCCCACGCTTTGTACCAGGTGCTGGCCTTGCGCCAGCGCGTGTTCGTCATCGAACAGCAGTGCATTTACCCGGACCTCGATGGCCATGACCAGCAAGCCATGCACTTGCTGGGCTGGCAAACGGTCGATGGCCAGCGCCGGCTGGCCGCCTACCTGCGCGTGCTGGCGCCGGGCGCCAAATACGTGGAAATGTCGCTGGGCCGCGTGCTGACGGCGCCCGAAGCGCGCAGCACGGGCGCCGGCAAGCAGTTGCTGCTTGAGGGCATCGAGCGCGCCGAACGCCAGCACCCTGGCCACGCCATTCGCATCGGTGCGCAGCACTACCTGGAGCGCTTCTACCAGTCATTCGGCTTTGTCACCGTCAGCGCGCCCTACGACGAAGACGGCATACAGCACGTCGACATGCTGCGCGCGGCGCAGGCGGCAGCATGA
- a CDS encoding organic hydroperoxide resistance protein has protein sequence MSIKQVLYRAQATATGGREGRAVSSDNVLDVKLTTPKELGGNGAVGTNPEQLFAAGYSACFIGAMKFVGGRDKIALPADLSIEGNVGIGAIDTGFGIEVELKISLPGMERAAAEALVAAAHIVCPYSNATRGNIDVTLTIV, from the coding sequence ATGTCGATCAAACAAGTCCTGTACCGCGCACAAGCCACCGCCACCGGAGGCCGCGAAGGCCGTGCCGTGTCGTCCGACAATGTGCTGGACGTCAAGCTGACCACGCCGAAAGAACTGGGCGGCAATGGTGCCGTGGGCACCAATCCGGAACAACTGTTCGCCGCCGGCTACTCGGCCTGCTTCATCGGCGCCATGAAATTCGTCGGTGGCCGCGACAAGATCGCCTTGCCGGCAGACCTGTCCATCGAAGGCAACGTCGGCATCGGCGCCATCGACACGGGCTTCGGCATCGAAGTGGAACTGAAAATTTCGCTGCCGGGCATGGAGCGCGCCGCCGCCGAAGCGCTGGTCGCCGCCGCCCACATCGTGTGCCCTTACTCGAACGCCACGCGCGGCAACATCGACGTCACCCTGACGATCGTCTGA
- a CDS encoding histidine kinase yields MTSLFFILRITLATMLTYIIATAILVENFLRYIFGHTEGFFVSVGALLAGAVITNAFSHVRRVRLIAGAVNPGTLSSRQRRQIEIPFEAGEAFDMIDAAIRELPGSEVVESARDSLQVQARVRRAAPYTHTGLPRMRLLGFLEPRPNQILATVTPNGEAGSVTLICEPARNAWTDWFLVDHGSNLENAEAVTRAITRRVAQRRRGEQAEARQTVTEKELTVAKLSLLHAQVEPHFLYNTLASAQLLTRSDPVRADEMLGNLILYLRHSLPRTEQAMSTLGTELERARAYLDILKIRMGARLNLQIEVPQYLRQVELPPMMLQTLVENAIKHGLEPKSGGGTVWIMARSGNGTVIVTVADDGKGFSDDGAGTGIGLRNVRERLRLTYGNAAAFAIVANFPDGVTATITVPDSTAQGVSYASA; encoded by the coding sequence ATGACTAGCCTCTTCTTTATCCTGCGCATCACCCTGGCCACGATGCTCACCTACATCATCGCCACGGCTATCCTGGTGGAGAATTTCCTGCGCTATATCTTCGGGCATACGGAAGGCTTTTTTGTCAGCGTCGGCGCGCTGCTGGCCGGCGCCGTCATCACGAATGCGTTTTCGCATGTGCGCCGCGTGCGCCTGATCGCCGGCGCCGTCAACCCCGGTACCCTGTCGAGCCGCCAGCGCCGCCAGATCGAGATCCCGTTCGAGGCGGGCGAGGCGTTCGACATGATCGACGCGGCCATCCGCGAATTGCCAGGCAGCGAAGTGGTCGAAAGCGCGCGCGACAGCCTGCAGGTGCAGGCTAGAGTGCGCCGCGCGGCGCCGTACACGCACACGGGCTTGCCCCGCATGCGCCTGCTGGGCTTCCTCGAGCCGCGGCCGAACCAGATCCTCGCCACCGTCACGCCGAATGGCGAGGCGGGCAGCGTGACCCTGATCTGCGAGCCGGCGCGCAATGCCTGGACCGACTGGTTCCTCGTCGACCATGGCAGCAACCTGGAAAACGCGGAAGCGGTGACGCGCGCGATCACGCGCCGGGTGGCGCAGCGGCGCCGCGGCGAGCAGGCCGAAGCGCGCCAGACGGTGACGGAAAAGGAACTCACTGTGGCCAAGCTGAGCCTGCTGCATGCGCAGGTCGAGCCGCACTTCCTGTACAACACGCTGGCCAGCGCGCAGCTGCTCACGCGCAGCGACCCCGTGCGCGCCGATGAAATGCTGGGCAACCTGATTCTGTATTTGCGCCATTCGCTGCCGCGCACGGAGCAAGCCATGTCGACCCTGGGCACGGAGCTGGAACGGGCGCGCGCCTACCTCGACATCCTGAAAATCCGTATGGGCGCACGCCTGAACCTGCAGATTGAGGTACCGCAATACCTGCGCCAGGTGGAACTGCCGCCGATGATGCTGCAAACCCTGGTGGAAAACGCCATCAAGCATGGCCTGGAGCCGAAGAGCGGCGGCGGCACCGTCTGGATCATGGCGCGCAGCGGCAATGGTACGGTGATCGTCACGGTGGCCGACGACGGCAAGGGTTTCAGCGACGACGGCGCCGGCACGGGCATTGGTTTACGCAATGTGCGCGAACGCCTGCGCCTGACCTACGGCAATGCCGCCGCGTTTGCCATTGTCGCCAATTTCCCCGATGGCGTGACGGCCACCATCACGGTGCCGGACAGCACGGCGCAGGGAGTGTCGTATGCATCAGCCTGA
- a CDS encoding LytR/AlgR family response regulator transcription factor, with amino-acid sequence MHQPEMSCVIAEDETLLRDALVALLAEEWPALRIVAACDDGGTALDAIATLRPDVAFLDIRMPGLTGLEVAAGALDASPATQVVFVTAYDQYAIDAFDKGAVDYLLKPIARERLQATLQRLQARAGKGTVGDGALAGLLQQLSSALPAAAKSPPLVWLTASSGKDTRLIMVEDIAYFQSDTKYTAVMTADGEALLRKPIRELLDVLDPAIFKQIHRSTIVNMKMVASVTRDEVGRGVLRLKTRPETLAVSQPFMALFRNM; translated from the coding sequence ATGCATCAGCCTGAGATGAGCTGCGTCATCGCCGAAGATGAAACCCTGCTGCGCGATGCGCTGGTGGCCCTGCTGGCCGAAGAGTGGCCGGCACTGCGTATCGTCGCCGCCTGCGACGACGGCGGCACGGCGCTCGACGCCATCGCCACCCTGCGACCCGACGTCGCCTTCCTCGATATTCGCATGCCGGGGTTGACGGGGCTGGAAGTGGCCGCTGGCGCGCTCGACGCGAGTCCCGCCACCCAGGTGGTGTTCGTCACCGCCTACGACCAGTACGCGATCGATGCCTTCGACAAGGGCGCCGTCGATTACTTATTGAAACCCATCGCCCGCGAGCGCCTGCAAGCGACCTTGCAGCGCCTGCAGGCGCGGGCCGGCAAGGGAACGGTGGGCGACGGCGCGCTGGCTGGCTTGCTGCAGCAATTGAGCAGCGCCTTGCCGGCGGCGGCCAAGTCGCCGCCGCTGGTGTGGCTGACGGCCAGCAGCGGCAAGGATACGCGCCTGATCATGGTGGAAGACATCGCCTATTTTCAGTCCGATACCAAGTACACGGCCGTCATGACGGCGGACGGCGAGGCGCTGCTGCGCAAGCCGATCCGCGAACTGCTCGACGTGCTCGATCCGGCCATTTTCAAGCAGATCCACCGCTCCACCATCGTCAACATGAAGATGGTGGCGTCGGTCACGCGCGACGAAGTGGGACGCGGTGTGTTGCGCCTGAAAACGCGGCCGGAAACCCTGGCCGTGAGCCAGCCGTTCATGGCGCTGTTCCGGAATATGTAG
- a CDS encoding histone deacetylase family protein, whose protein sequence is MLTFYNELHSQHRGRFEMFRGTLVPCFETPERADMVVAELGRRNLGRIVTPHGVPLTSLERIHTPRYLHFLRHAWHDWLALDPDNANKDALPSVWPVRTLRSDIEPDDFTAKLGLYSMDNGTPLTAGTWTAAKTGADCAVNAAHALRLGERATFALTRPPGHHAGSDFFGGYCFLNNAALAAQHLLDDGASKVAILDIDYHHGNGTQSIFYARNDVLFASIHADPRSEYPFYLGHADETGSGAGLGYNVNLPLPAGSTTASWFAALETACLRIKMYAPDALVVSLGVDTFVGDPLSHFALQSGDYLRVGERLAHLNLPTAFILEGGYAVKELGINVVNVLEGFETAE, encoded by the coding sequence ATGCTGACCTTCTACAATGAATTGCACAGCCAGCACCGGGGCCGCTTCGAAATGTTTCGCGGCACCCTGGTGCCCTGCTTCGAGACGCCCGAACGGGCCGACATGGTGGTGGCCGAACTGGGGCGGCGCAACCTGGGCCGCATCGTCACGCCGCACGGTGTACCGCTGACGTCGCTGGAGCGCATCCACACGCCCCGTTACCTGCACTTCCTGCGCCACGCCTGGCACGACTGGCTGGCGCTCGACCCGGACAATGCCAACAAGGATGCCTTGCCATCGGTGTGGCCCGTGCGCACCTTGCGCAGCGATATCGAACCGGACGACTTCACGGCCAAGCTGGGCCTGTATTCAATGGACAATGGCACGCCGCTGACGGCCGGTACGTGGACGGCCGCCAAGACGGGCGCCGACTGCGCCGTCAACGCGGCGCACGCGCTGCGCCTGGGCGAGCGCGCCACGTTCGCCCTGACGCGCCCGCCGGGCCACCATGCGGGCAGCGATTTCTTTGGCGGCTACTGTTTTCTGAACAACGCGGCCCTGGCCGCGCAGCACCTGCTCGACGACGGCGCCAGCAAGGTCGCCATCCTCGATATCGACTACCACCACGGCAACGGCACCCAAAGCATCTTTTATGCGCGCAACGACGTGCTGTTCGCCTCGATCCACGCCGACCCGCGCAGCGAATACCCGTTTTACCTGGGCCACGCCGATGAGACGGGCAGCGGCGCCGGGCTCGGCTACAACGTCAACCTGCCGCTACCGGCCGGCAGCACCACGGCCAGCTGGTTCGCCGCGCTGGAAACGGCTTGCCTGCGCATCAAGATGTACGCGCCCGACGCGCTGGTGGTGTCGCTCGGCGTCGACACCTTCGTCGGCGACCCGCTGTCGCACTTCGCCCTGCAAAGCGGCGACTACCTGCGCGTGGGCGAACGCCTGGCGCATCTGAACCTGCCCACCGCCTTCATTCTCGAAGGAGGCTATGCGGTGAAGGAACTGGGCATCAATGTGGTGAACGTGCTCGAAGGTTTCGAGACGGCGGAATGA